The sequence below is a genomic window from Methylotuvimicrobium alcaliphilum 20Z.
CATTTTTTGCGGACGTCCAATGCGACCGCCTTACCATCGATGATTTTTGCACTCATGATTTAATTATTTATGTTGTAAATATTATCGGCAAGCATAAGGAAGAACGTTCAAGAACGCAAACGCTCCACTACCGGTGGGACAATCTCTTTCAAAGCGATTAATCGCCCAAAACGATGTTGTATTTACCGAGCAGGGAGTAAAGCGTCGGGCGTGTAATGCCTAATAGTTTTGCCGCATTAGAAACGTTATGGTTCGAGAAATTCAGCGCTCTTTTTATCGCAAGTGTTTCGGCAGCTTCCCGAACTTCTTTTAAGTTAAGCGGCAGGGCGTCATGGTTTTCGCCGTCCATTTCGAGGTCGTTTAACGTTATCAGCGATTCCTCTGCCATGATGACCGCGCGTTTAATTTTATTTTCCAATTGACGAATATTTCCCGGCCATTCATAAGTTTCGATGGCTTGAGCGGCTTCTTTGGTAAATCCCTTAATCGATTTTTTATGTTGGTCGTTGAATTTTCTCAATAAGCCGGTTGCGATAATGAGAGCATCTCCTTCGCGTTCTCTGAGCGGAGGAATATTGATGGTCATTTCACTGATACGATAATACAAGTCTTCTCGAAATGCACTTTGTTGAATCAGGTTTTGAATATTTTGGTGGGTCGCGCAAATAATGCGAACATCGACCGGTATCTCGCCGCGCCCGCCCAAGCGCTCAATGGTTCGCTCCTGAATGAAGCGTAATAATTTTGATTGTAGATTGAAAGGTAGATCGCCTATTTCGTCGAGGAAAAAAGTACCGCCGTCGGCATATTCTATTTTTCCTTTGGTTTGTTTGACGGCACCGGTGAATGCCCCTTTTTCATAACCGAATAATTCACTTTCTAATAGGTTTTCAGGAATGGCCGCGCAATTGACCGGTACGAAAGGCTTTTTAGCCCGGTCGCTGAGGTCGTGAATCGCTCTTGCGAAAACTTCTTTACCGGTTCCGCTTTCACCGAGTAATAAAGTAGTGATTTGCATCGGAGCGATTTTTTCCACGGTTCTGGAAATTTCCTGCATTTTTTTGCAGGCCGCGATAATGCCATTTAACGGCTCATGGTTTTTTTGCTGAAGTTTTGAGTTTTCATTTTCCAGCGAGGTCAGATGAAAGGCGCGCTGGATGATCGTGTTCAAAACATCGAGATCGACCGGTTTCTGGTAAAAATCGTAGGCCCCCAATGCGATGGCTTGGAGTGCGTTGTCTCTATCGTCATTGCCGGTCACGACGATGACTTTAGTGGTTGGGGCCAGTTGCAGGATTTCTTTTAAGGTTTCGAGCCCTTCGCTGGCGTTGGTCGGATCGGGAGGCAGGCCCAAGTCAAGTGTCACAACACTCGGTTGATAACGCCTCAATGCGGTAATGGCCTCTGGTCTGTCGCCCGCTATGACGATCTGGTATTTTTCGAAGCCCCATTTGAATTGTTTTTGCAAGCCGGGATCGTCTTCCACTATGAGTAAAATACTGTCGTCGCTCATTTCTCGCCTTTTAATATTGCTTGGGTCATATCAAGTTGAACGTTCGGTTCGACGCTGGTTTGAGTCGGTTGCTTTTGCCGTTTATAAAGCGGCAAGGTGATCGTAAAAGTTGTTCCCCTACCGGGTAGGCTTTTAACATCGATCGTCCCCGACTGTTTTAAAATGTAATCTCGAGCTTCGTAAACGCCGATCCCCATACCCGCGTTGCCTTTTGTCGTATCGAAAGGCTTAAATAACCTTTCGGCAATAAACTTGTTATCCATTCCGGCGCCGCTATCGATAATTTTGATGATTGCTCTGTCAGCCTTTTGTGTTAACTCCAATTTAACAAAGCCATCGTCATCGGTTGCTTCTTGAGCATTTTGTATGAGATGCCCGAGAACGGCTGGTATTTTAGCTTGTTCGCCTTGAATTTCGCAGTCTTGGCTAATATCGGAGAGAATTTCCAAGGTCGGGCGGTTGCTTGACTGTTGTTGCGCGACGTCTTGGATGATGTGATTTAGGTTAAGTACGGCTTGGGTTTCGGCTTGGATATTGCCTTTTTTCAATTGATCGATGATGTGTTGCATTTTTGTCACGACATTTTGCAATGTATCAATGGAATCTTCAATGAATTCGGGGTTATGTTTATGTTTTTCTGCATTTTTAACTATCATCGCCACTTGAGCGATCAAATTTTTTAAATCATGCACTACGAATGCGGATAGTCTACTG
It includes:
- the prsR gene encoding PEP-CTERM-box response regulator transcription factor, producing MSDDSILLIVEDDPGLQKQFKWGFEKYQIVIAGDRPEAITALRRYQPSVVTLDLGLPPDPTNASEGLETLKEILQLAPTTKVIVVTGNDDRDNALQAIALGAYDFYQKPVDLDVLNTIIQRAFHLTSLENENSKLQQKNHEPLNGIIAACKKMQEISRTVEKIAPMQITTLLLGESGTGKEVFARAIHDLSDRAKKPFVPVNCAAIPENLLESELFGYEKGAFTGAVKQTKGKIEYADGGTFFLDEIGDLPFNLQSKLLRFIQERTIERLGGRGEIPVDVRIICATHQNIQNLIQQSAFREDLYYRISEMTINIPPLREREGDALIIATGLLRKFNDQHKKSIKGFTKEAAQAIETYEWPGNIRQLENKIKRAVIMAEESLITLNDLEMDGENHDALPLNLKEVREAAETLAIKRALNFSNHNVSNAAKLLGITRPTLYSLLGKYNIVLGD